The following coding sequences lie in one Rutidosis leptorrhynchoides isolate AG116_Rl617_1_P2 chromosome 4, CSIRO_AGI_Rlap_v1, whole genome shotgun sequence genomic window:
- the LOC139844344 gene encoding 3-dehydrosphinganine reductase TSC10A-like: MVDADLSYLALIVLLPILLLIFLKLIVRPRPTNIPIKSRHVFITGGSSGIGLALARQAVTEGARVTILARNLEKLQEAKASIRLSTGIDVDIVSADVCDYDAVKNAVENAGVIDVLVCNQGVFVAHEIENQEIHEIKEMIDVNLIGTFNLVKAALPGMKKRSDRKPVSIAFMSSQAGQVGIYGYTAYSASKFGLRGLAEALQQEVIDDDIHVSLIFPPDTDTPGFAEENKRKPRLTSIIAASSGTMQADEVAKIALNGIKSGSFFVPCNFEGYLLSIGTAGLSPQRSYLMAFVEVIFAGLVRIAGLCFQWTWYGSIEKWHAQQN; encoded by the exons ATGGTGGACGCCGATCTCTCATATCTCGCACTCATAGTACTCCTTCCAATCCTCCTCCTAATCTTCCTCAAACTAATTGTCCGTCCACGGCCGACCAATATCCCAATCAAATCACGCCACGTGTTCATCACCGGCGGATCTAGCGGCATCGGTTTAGCCCTAGCTCGTCAAGCAGTAACCGAAGGTGCACGCGTCACTATTTTAGCTCGTAACTTAGAGAAATTACAAGAAGCTAAAGCTTCGATACGTTTATCGACTGGTATAGATGTTGATATTGTTAGTGCTGATGTGTGCGATTATGATGCTGTTAAGAATGCGGTTGAGAATGCAGGTGTGATTGATGTTTTGGTGTGTAATCAAGGTGTGTTTGTTGCTCATGAGATTGAGAATCAGGAGATTCATGAGATTAAAGAGATGATTGATGTGAATTTGATTGGAACATTCAATTTGGTGAAAGCTGCGTTGCCTGGAATGAAGAAACGCAGTGATCGGAAACCGGTTTCGATTGCTTTTATGTCGTCTCAGGCCGGTCAG GTGGGAATATATGGTTATACAGCTTATTCGGCTAGTAAGTTTGGTCTAAGGGGTTTAGCGGAAGCACTGCAACAAGAAGTTATTGATGATGACATACATGTTTCACTTATTTTTCCCCCGGACACGGATACACCTGGTTTTGCAGAAG AGAACAAGAGGAAGCCACGATTGACAAGCATCATAGCAGCATCATCTGGTACAATGCAAGCTGATGAGGTTGCAAAGATTGCATTGAATGGCATCAAATCTGGATCTTTTTTTGTGCCCTGCAACTTTGAAGGATACTTGTTGTCCATAGGAACTGCTGGTCTCTCTCCTCAGAGATCATATCTCATGGCGTTTGTTGAGGTTATTTTTGCAGGTTTAGTACGTATTGCTGGTTTGTGTTTTCAGTGGACCTGGTATGGAAGCATTGAGAAATGGCACGCACAACAAAATTAG
- the LOC139842120 gene encoding 3-dehydrosphinganine reductase TSC10A-like codes for MADSKLSFLALLVLLSIILLLFLKLIVRPHPIKIPIKSRRVLITGGSTGIGLALARQAVAEGAHVTILARNLEKLQEAKTSIRLSTGIDVDIVSVDVCDFEGVKNAIESVGVIDVLVCNQGVFVAHELENQDIEMVKRMINVNLIGSFNVVKAALPGMKNRSDRKPASIAFMSSQAGQVGIYGYTSYSASKFGLRGLAEALQHEVITDDIHVSVIFPPETYTHSLTKERERRPQLTNIISTTSCAMKADEVAIKALNGIKSGCFLVHCNFKGFLLSIVTVGCSPQRSYLMAFVEVISMGLVRIIALCFLWTWYDCIEKHSAHKK; via the exons ATGGCGGACTCCAAGTTATCATTTCTTGCTCTTCTTGTTCTCCTCTCAATCATCCTCCTCCTCTTCCTTAAACTCATCGTCCGTCCCCACCCAATCAAAATCCCAATCAAATCACGTCGTGTTCTCATTACCGGTGGGTCCACCGGCATCGGCTTAGCTCTAGCTCGCCAAGCTGTAGCCGAAGGTGCACATGTCACTATCTTAGCTCGTAACTTGGAAAAATTACAAGAAGCTAAAACTTCAATTCGTCTATCAACCGGTATAGACGTTGATATCGTAAGTGTGGACGTTTGCGACTTTGAAGGTGTTAAGAATGCAATTGAAAGTGTGGGTGTGATTGATGTTTTGGTTTGTAATCAAGGTGTGTTTGTTGCTCATGAGCTTGAGAATCAGGATATTGAAATGGTTAAGAGAATGATTAATGTTAATTTGATTGGGTCGTTTAATGTGGTTAAAGCTGCATTACCTGGAATGAAGAATCGAAGTGATCGAAAGCCAGCTTCGATTGCTTTTATGTCCTCTCAGGCGGGCCAG GTGGGCATATATGGTTATACATCATATTCAGCTAGTAAGTTTGGCCTAAGGGGTTTAGCAGAAGCTCTACAACATGAGGTTATTACTGATGACATTCATGTTTCAGTTATATTCCCCCCTGAAACATATACGCATAGTTTAACCAAAG AGAGGGAAAGAAGACCACAATTAACAAACATCATATCTACGACCTCTTGTGCAATGAAAGCCGATGAGGTTGCAATTAAAGCATTGAATGGTATCAAATCTGGTTGTTTTTTGGTACACTGCAACTTTAAAGGGTTCTTGTTGTCCATAGTAACTGTGGGTTGTTCGCCTCAGAGATCGTACCTTATGGCGTTCGTTGAGGTTATCTCTATGGGTTTAGTGCGTATCATAGCGTTGTGTTTTCTGTGGACCTGGTACGACTGTATTGAAAAACATTCTGCACACAAGAaatag